A section of the Streptomyces sp. SCL15-4 genome encodes:
- a CDS encoding organic hydroperoxide resistance protein — MPITQSDVLYTAVATAENGRDGRVATDDGKLDVVVNPPEEMGGSGAGTNPEQLFAAGYSACFQGALGVVAREEGADISGSTVTAKVGIGKNADGFGIIVEISANIPNVDAATARGLVEKAHQVCPYSKATRGDITVTLA, encoded by the coding sequence ATGCCCATCACGCAGTCCGACGTCCTGTACACCGCCGTCGCCACCGCCGAGAACGGCCGCGACGGGCGGGTCGCCACCGACGACGGCAAGCTCGACGTGGTCGTCAACCCGCCCGAGGAGATGGGCGGCAGCGGCGCCGGCACCAACCCGGAGCAGCTGTTCGCCGCGGGATACAGCGCCTGCTTCCAGGGGGCGCTGGGGGTCGTCGCCCGGGAGGAGGGCGCCGACATCTCCGGGTCGACGGTCACCGCCAAGGTCGGTATCGGCAAGAACGCCGACGGGTTCGGGATCATCGTGGAGATCTCCGCGAACATCCCGAACGTCGACGCGGCGACCGCGCGGGGCCTGGTGGAGAAGGCGCACCAGGTGTGCCCGTACTCCAAGGCGACGCGCGGCGACATCACCGTGACGCTGGCCTGA
- a CDS encoding NADP-dependent oxidoreductase: protein MINREWHLLSRPVGWPKPEDFALVESPVPAPGEGQVLVRNKYLSVDPYMRGRMSAAKSYVAPFELGKVMQGGAVGEVVESRAEGIEAGDHVLHFFGWREYAVVDAKNAVKVGPTAVPAVKVDAAAEGVPLSAYLGVLGMTGLTAYAGLLRTASFKEGDSVFVSGAAGAVGSQVGQIARLKGASRVIGSAGSDEKVKLLVDEYGFDAAFNYKNGPVAEQLRKAAPDGVDVYFDNVGGDHLEAAIGSLNQGGRIAVCGMISVYNNTEPAPGPKNLARLIQTRGRIEGFLVGDHYDLQPQFVQEVGPWVASGALKYRETVVEGVENTLEAFLGVLRGDNIGKMVVKL from the coding sequence ATGATCAACCGCGAGTGGCACCTTCTCAGCCGTCCCGTCGGCTGGCCGAAGCCCGAGGACTTCGCGCTCGTCGAGTCGCCCGTCCCGGCCCCGGGCGAGGGCCAGGTGCTGGTGCGGAACAAGTACCTCTCCGTCGATCCGTATATGCGCGGCCGGATGAGCGCGGCCAAGTCGTACGTCGCCCCGTTCGAGCTGGGCAAGGTCATGCAGGGCGGCGCGGTCGGCGAGGTGGTCGAGTCCCGGGCCGAGGGGATCGAGGCCGGCGACCACGTGCTGCACTTCTTCGGCTGGCGCGAGTACGCGGTCGTGGACGCGAAGAACGCCGTCAAGGTCGGGCCGACGGCCGTGCCCGCCGTCAAGGTCGACGCCGCCGCCGAGGGCGTGCCGCTGTCGGCGTACCTCGGCGTCCTCGGCATGACCGGCCTGACCGCCTACGCCGGCCTGCTGCGCACCGCCTCCTTCAAGGAGGGCGACAGCGTGTTCGTGTCGGGCGCGGCCGGCGCCGTGGGCAGCCAGGTGGGCCAGATCGCCAGGCTCAAGGGCGCCTCCCGGGTCATCGGCTCGGCCGGGTCCGACGAGAAGGTCAAGCTGCTGGTGGACGAGTACGGCTTCGACGCCGCGTTCAACTACAAGAACGGTCCGGTCGCCGAGCAGCTGCGCAAGGCGGCGCCCGACGGCGTCGACGTCTACTTCGACAACGTCGGCGGGGACCACCTGGAGGCGGCCATCGGGTCGCTCAACCAGGGCGGCCGGATCGCGGTCTGCGGCATGATCTCGGTCTACAACAACACCGAGCCCGCGCCCGGCCCGAAGAACCTGGCCCGGCTGATCCAGACCCGCGGCCGGATCGAGGGCTTCCTCGTCGGCGACCACTACGACCTCCAGCCGCAGTTCGTCCAGGAGGTCGGCCCGTGGGTGGCCTCGGGCGCGCTGAAGTACCGCGAGACCGTGGTCGAGGGCGTCGAGAACACCCTGGAGGCGTTCCTCGGGGTCCTGCGCGGCGACAACATCGGCAAGATGGTCGTCAAGCTCTAG
- a CDS encoding MarR family winged helix-turn-helix transcriptional regulator, with amino-acid sequence MSTPSNARRPDPLTMEVVELIGEVVARFYADYEEAAGAHTLTGPQARLLSLLSLEPLPMRKLAQKLKCEPSNVTGIVDRLESRGLVERRPDPADRRVKVAAATERGREVARDLREGLRFAREPLAGLSEQERRSLRDLLRRMLGG; translated from the coding sequence ATGTCCACCCCATCGAACGCCCGCCGCCCCGACCCCCTGACCATGGAGGTCGTCGAGCTGATCGGTGAGGTCGTGGCCCGCTTCTACGCGGACTACGAGGAGGCGGCGGGCGCGCACACCCTGACCGGCCCGCAGGCCAGGCTGCTCAGCCTGCTCTCCCTGGAGCCGCTGCCCATGCGCAAACTGGCCCAGAAGCTCAAGTGCGAGCCGTCGAACGTGACCGGGATCGTGGACCGGCTGGAGTCCCGGGGCCTGGTGGAGCGCCGCCCCGACCCGGCCGACCGCCGGGTGAAGGTGGCCGCCGCCACCGAGCGGGGCCGCGAGGTGGCCCGGGACCTGCGCGAGGGCCTGCGCTTCGCCCGCGAACCCCTCGCCGGCCTGTCCGAACAGGAGCGCCGCTCCCTGCGCGACCTGCTGCGCCGCATGCTCGGCGGCTGA
- a CDS encoding EI24 domain-containing protein yields MRDLGVGFGYLLKGQRWVTRHGRRYGFGLLPGLITLVLYAAALVALALWGDDAVGWATPFADDWSSPWQGLFRGFLTAVLFALGLLLAVLTFTAVTLLVGQPFYESLSEQVDADVSPDGTAPESGLPLWRELWISARDSLRVLVRAGLWGVLLFALGFLPFVGQTVVPVIGFFVTGFFLTEELAAVALQRRDVDLRARLALLRSRKTLVWGFGTPLGLAFLVPFVAVFLMPGAVAGATLLARDLLGEENAGDGSAAPGGRPETEDVTS; encoded by the coding sequence ATGCGCGATCTCGGGGTGGGTTTCGGTTATCTGCTGAAGGGCCAGCGGTGGGTGACCCGGCACGGGCGCCGGTACGGCTTCGGCCTGCTGCCCGGGCTGATCACACTGGTGCTGTACGCCGCCGCGCTGGTCGCGCTGGCCCTGTGGGGCGACGACGCCGTCGGCTGGGCCACCCCGTTCGCCGACGACTGGTCCAGCCCCTGGCAGGGCCTGTTCCGCGGCTTCCTGACGGCCGTCCTGTTCGCGCTCGGCCTGCTGCTGGCCGTGCTCACCTTCACGGCCGTCACCCTGCTGGTCGGCCAGCCCTTCTACGAGTCCCTCTCCGAGCAGGTCGACGCCGACGTCTCGCCCGACGGCACCGCTCCCGAGTCCGGCCTGCCGCTCTGGCGCGAGCTGTGGATATCGGCGCGGGACAGCCTGCGCGTCCTGGTCCGGGCCGGGCTGTGGGGCGTGCTGCTCTTCGCGCTCGGGTTCCTGCCGTTCGTCGGGCAGACCGTCGTCCCCGTGATCGGCTTCTTCGTCACCGGCTTCTTCCTCACCGAGGAACTCGCCGCCGTCGCACTCCAGCGCCGGGACGTCGACCTGCGCGCCCGGCTCGCCCTGCTGCGCTCCCGCAAGACGCTGGTCTGGGGCTTCGGCACGCCCCTGGGCCTGGCCTTCCTGGTTCCGTTCGTCGCGGTGTTCCTGATGCCGGGCGCGGTCGCGGGCGCCACGCTCCTCGCCCGTGACCTGCTCGGCGAGGAGAACGCCGGCGACGGCTCCGCCGCCCCGGGCGGGCGGCCCGAAACGGAGGACGTGACCTCGTGA
- a CDS encoding LysE family translocator produces MTQLLAVAVITVLAVIAPGADFAMIVRNSYLHGRRTGLFAAAGVAAGVLVHVSYTLLGVGLLIASSTVVFTAVKLIGAAYLVYVGVRTFRARGDVEVDLGNKTELSPFAALRTGFLTNVLNPKTTLFVVSTFAQVLGPGTPLYRQVGYGLFMSLAHLVWFGVVAAFFSHSRMRSVMLRGQKILNKAIGSVLAGLGVSLALTPSH; encoded by the coding sequence GTGACCCAGCTGCTCGCCGTCGCCGTCATCACGGTCCTCGCCGTGATCGCCCCCGGCGCCGACTTCGCGATGATCGTGCGCAACAGCTATCTGCACGGCCGCCGCACCGGCCTGTTCGCCGCCGCGGGGGTGGCGGCCGGCGTACTGGTCCACGTCTCCTACACCCTGCTCGGCGTCGGCCTGCTGATCGCCTCGTCCACCGTGGTGTTCACGGCCGTCAAGCTGATCGGCGCGGCCTACCTGGTCTACGTCGGCGTCCGCACCTTCCGCGCCCGCGGCGACGTCGAGGTCGACCTCGGGAACAAGACGGAGCTGTCCCCGTTCGCCGCGCTGCGCACCGGCTTCCTCACCAACGTCCTCAACCCCAAGACGACCCTGTTCGTCGTCTCCACCTTCGCCCAGGTCCTCGGCCCCGGCACCCCGCTGTACCGGCAGGTCGGCTACGGCCTGTTCATGTCGCTGGCCCACCTGGTGTGGTTCGGCGTGGTCGCCGCGTTCTTCTCGCACTCCCGGATGCGCTCCGTGATGCTGCGCGGCCAGAAGATCCTCAACAAGGCGATCGGCTCCGTCCTGGCCGGCCTCGGCGTCAGCCTCGCCCTGACCCCCTCGCACTGA
- a CDS encoding aldose epimerase family protein: MNELFGTLSDGTPVRRWTLERGGVRVRVLSYGGIVQSVEVPDRAGRTADVVLGFPDLDGYLRHPEPYLGAVIGRYANRIGGGRFPLDGRTYAVTRNEGTGSLHGGERGFDKRVWEVTPVEHGLRLSRVSPDGEEGFPGRLAVTVTYTLAASGALRIAYEAVTDAPTVVNLTNHTYWNLGGAGSGATAGHELRLAASRYTPVDAGLIPAGAPADVSGSRFDFRAARPAGAGYDHNFVLDKGVTEAPEEVAELHDPVSGRTLTVSTTEPGLQLYTGDHLSGPFAPNAGTALETQHFPDSPNRPDFPTTTLRPGETYRSETVFGFGVRG; this comes from the coding sequence ATGAACGAACTTTTCGGCACACTTTCCGACGGCACCCCGGTGCGTCGCTGGACGCTGGAGCGCGGCGGGGTGCGGGTGCGGGTGCTGTCGTACGGCGGGATCGTGCAGTCGGTCGAGGTCCCGGACCGGGCGGGACGGACGGCCGACGTGGTGCTGGGCTTTCCGGACCTGGACGGCTATCTGAGGCATCCGGAGCCGTATCTGGGCGCGGTGATCGGGCGGTACGCCAACCGGATCGGCGGCGGCCGGTTCCCGCTGGACGGCCGGACGTACGCGGTGACGCGCAACGAGGGCACGGGCTCGCTGCACGGCGGCGAGCGGGGCTTCGACAAGCGCGTGTGGGAGGTGACGCCGGTGGAGCACGGGCTGCGGCTGAGCCGGGTCAGTCCCGACGGCGAGGAGGGGTTCCCGGGGCGGCTGGCGGTGACGGTGACGTACACGCTGGCGGCGTCGGGGGCGCTGCGGATCGCCTACGAGGCGGTCACCGACGCGCCGACGGTGGTGAACCTGACCAACCACACGTACTGGAACCTGGGCGGTGCCGGTTCCGGTGCCACGGCCGGGCACGAGCTGCGGCTCGCGGCGTCCCGGTACACGCCGGTGGACGCGGGCCTGATTCCCGCCGGGGCGCCGGCGGACGTGTCGGGTTCCCGTTTCGACTTCCGCGCGGCCCGCCCGGCCGGCGCCGGCTACGACCACAACTTCGTGCTGGACAAGGGCGTGACCGAGGCGCCCGAGGAGGTGGCGGAGCTGCACGACCCGGTCTCCGGCCGCACCCTGACGGTGTCCACGACCGAGCCGGGCCTCCAGCTCTACACGGGCGACCACCTGTCCGGCCCGTTCGCCCCGAACGCCGGCACGGCCCTGGAGACCCAGCACTTCCCGGACTCCCCCAACCGCCCCGACTTCCCCACCACGACCCTGCGTCCCGGCGAGACCTACCGCTCGGAGACGGTGTTCGGCTTCGGGGTGCGCGGCTGA
- a CDS encoding SGNH/GDSL hydrolase family protein, whose amino-acid sequence MRKRSHRVRAALAVAAAVVLGAAGCQGDGGSPASEGTKARAARPPVWDRSPNSVAAVGDSITRGFDACTVLSDCPEASWATGGDAEVESLAVRLLGATGAAEHSWNYAVTGARMADLPGQMAQAVARRPELVTVMAGGNDACRATASAMTSVADFRAGFEESMRTLRSALPKTQVYVSSVPNLKRLWSEGRSNVLGKQVWKLGICPSMLGDADDLTSAAMLRRDTVQQRVVEYNKVLKEVCAKDRRCRFDGGAVYDYRFGTDQLSHWDWFHPSKDGQARLAEIAYRRVTARNP is encoded by the coding sequence ATGCGGAAGCGAAGCCACCGTGTGCGAGCCGCTCTCGCCGTCGCGGCGGCCGTGGTGCTGGGGGCCGCCGGCTGCCAGGGCGACGGCGGTTCGCCGGCGTCCGAGGGCACGAAGGCGCGTGCGGCCCGGCCGCCGGTGTGGGACCGCAGTCCGAACTCGGTCGCGGCGGTGGGCGATTCCATCACCCGCGGCTTCGACGCGTGCACGGTGCTGTCGGACTGTCCGGAGGCGTCGTGGGCGACGGGCGGCGACGCCGAGGTGGAGAGCCTGGCGGTGCGGCTGCTCGGCGCGACGGGAGCGGCGGAGCACAGCTGGAACTACGCGGTGACCGGGGCCCGCATGGCCGACCTGCCGGGGCAGATGGCGCAGGCGGTGGCGCGCCGACCGGAGTTGGTGACGGTGATGGCCGGCGGGAACGACGCCTGCCGGGCCACGGCGTCGGCGATGACGTCGGTGGCCGACTTCCGCGCGGGCTTCGAGGAGTCGATGCGCACGCTGCGCTCGGCACTGCCGAAGACGCAGGTGTACGTGTCGAGCGTGCCGAACCTGAAGCGGCTGTGGTCCGAGGGCCGGTCGAACGTGCTGGGCAAGCAGGTGTGGAAGCTGGGCATCTGCCCGTCGATGCTGGGCGACGCGGACGATCTGACCAGCGCGGCGATGCTGCGCCGGGACACCGTGCAGCAGCGGGTGGTGGAGTACAACAAGGTGCTGAAGGAGGTCTGCGCCAAGGACCGCCGCTGCCGCTTCGACGGCGGCGCGGTGTACGACTACCGCTTCGGCACGGACCAGCTCAGCCACTGGGACTGGTTCCACCCCAGCAAGGACGGGCAGGCGCGGCTGGCGGAGATCGCGTACCGCAGGGTCACGGCCAGAAATCCGTGA
- a CDS encoding DUF3145 domain-containing protein, which yields MTTRGVLYVHSAPRALCPHVEWAIAGVLGTRVSLDWIRQPASPGTWRSEFSWQGQAGTASKLASALRGWSLLRFEVTAEPCPTAEGERYSCTPDLGIFHAVTGIHGDILIPEDRLRAALTRSQRGETDLEAEIAKLLGKPWDDELEPFRYAGEGAPVRWLHQVV from the coding sequence GTGACGACACGTGGAGTTCTGTACGTGCACTCCGCGCCGCGCGCGCTGTGCCCGCACGTCGAGTGGGCCATCGCGGGGGTGCTCGGCACGCGCGTCAGCCTCGACTGGATCCGGCAGCCCGCGTCCCCCGGCACCTGGCGCTCGGAGTTCTCCTGGCAGGGCCAGGCCGGCACCGCCTCCAAACTCGCCTCCGCGCTGCGCGGCTGGTCCCTGCTGCGCTTCGAGGTCACCGCCGAGCCGTGCCCGACCGCCGAGGGCGAGCGCTACAGCTGCACTCCCGACCTCGGCATCTTCCACGCCGTCACCGGCATCCACGGCGACATCCTGATCCCCGAGGACCGTCTGCGCGCCGCCCTGACCCGCTCCCAGCGCGGCGAGACCGACCTGGAGGCCGAGATCGCCAAACTCCTGGGCAAGCCCTGGGACGACGAACTGGAACCCTTCAGATACGCGGGCGAGGGCGCCCCGGTCCGCTGGCTGCACCAGGTGGTGTGA
- the fabF gene encoding beta-ketoacyl-ACP synthase II: protein MSPTNRTVVVTGIGATTPLGGDAASSWEALVAGTSGVSPLEQEWAAQLPVRIAAQIAVEPGEIIPRPQARKLDRSAQFALIAAQEAWKDAGFTAKAGVDASVNPDRLGAVIASGIGGVTTLLDQYDVLKEKGVRRVSPHTVPMLMPNSPAANVGIELGARAGVHTPVSACASGAEAIGYAVEMIRTGRADVVVAGGTEAAIHPLPIAAFGNMMAMSKNNDDPQGASRPYDAGRDGFVLGEGAGVIVLESEEHAKARGARIYAEAVGQGISADAHHITQPEPSGNGIAHALQNLLDNTDLKPAEIVHVNAHATSTPQGDVAEIKALRKVFGDDVDHMAISATKSMTGHLLGGAGGVETVASILALVHRTAPPTINLDDLDPEVNADIVSGEARALPEGRIAVLNDSFGFGGHNVVLAFRTV from the coding sequence GTGAGCCCGACCAATCGCACCGTGGTCGTCACCGGTATCGGCGCAACCACACCGCTGGGTGGCGACGCAGCCTCGTCCTGGGAGGCCCTGGTCGCCGGCACGTCCGGTGTCAGCCCGCTGGAGCAGGAATGGGCGGCTCAGCTGCCGGTCCGCATCGCCGCGCAGATCGCCGTGGAGCCGGGCGAGATCATCCCCCGGCCGCAGGCCCGCAAGCTGGACCGGTCCGCGCAGTTCGCGCTGATCGCCGCCCAGGAGGCCTGGAAGGACGCCGGTTTCACCGCCAAGGCCGGGGTGGACGCGTCCGTGAACCCCGACCGTCTCGGTGCGGTCATCGCCTCCGGCATCGGCGGCGTGACGACCCTGCTGGACCAGTACGACGTACTCAAGGAGAAGGGCGTACGCCGCGTCTCCCCGCACACCGTGCCGATGCTGATGCCCAACTCCCCGGCGGCCAACGTCGGGATCGAGCTGGGTGCCCGCGCCGGTGTGCACACTCCCGTCTCGGCCTGCGCCTCGGGCGCGGAGGCCATCGGGTACGCGGTCGAGATGATCCGCACCGGGCGTGCCGACGTGGTCGTGGCCGGTGGCACCGAGGCCGCCATCCATCCGCTGCCGATCGCCGCGTTCGGCAACATGATGGCGATGTCCAAGAACAACGACGACCCGCAGGGCGCCTCGCGTCCCTACGACGCCGGCCGTGACGGCTTCGTGCTAGGCGAGGGCGCCGGTGTGATCGTCCTGGAGTCCGAGGAGCACGCGAAGGCGCGCGGTGCCCGGATCTACGCCGAGGCGGTCGGACAGGGCATCTCCGCCGACGCGCACCACATCACGCAGCCGGAGCCGTCCGGCAACGGGATCGCGCACGCGCTGCAGAACCTGCTGGACAACACCGACCTGAAGCCGGCCGAGATCGTGCACGTCAACGCGCACGCCACGTCCACGCCGCAGGGCGACGTGGCCGAGATCAAGGCACTGCGGAAGGTGTTCGGCGACGACGTCGACCACATGGCGATCTCCGCGACCAAGTCGATGACCGGTCATCTGCTCGGTGGCGCCGGTGGCGTGGAGACCGTCGCGTCGATCCTGGCGCTGGTGCACCGCACGGCTCCGCCGACCATCAACCTGGACGACCTGGACCCCGAGGTCAACGCGGACATCGTGAGCGGCGAGGCGCGGGCGCTGCCCGAGGGCCGGATCGCCGTGCTGAACGACTCGTTCGGGTTCGGCGGGCACAACGTGGTGCTGGCGTTCCGTACGGTCTGA
- a CDS encoding acyl carrier protein has product MAATQEEIVAGLAEIVNEIAGIPVEDVQLDKSFTDDLDVDSLSMVEVVVAAEERFDVKIPDEDVKNLKTVGDATDYILKHQN; this is encoded by the coding sequence ATGGCCGCCACTCAGGAAGAGATCGTCGCCGGTCTCGCCGAGATCGTGAACGAGATCGCCGGGATCCCGGTCGAGGACGTCCAGCTGGACAAGTCCTTCACCGATGACCTGGACGTCGACTCGCTGTCCATGGTCGAGGTCGTCGTCGCCGCCGAGGAGCGCTTCGACGTGAAGATCCCGGACGAGGACGTCAAGAACCTCAAGACCGTCGGCGACGCGACCGACTACATCCTCAAGCACCAGAACTAA
- a CDS encoding ketoacyl-ACP synthase III has translation MAKIKPSKGAPYARILGVGGYRPTRVVPNEVILEKIDSSDEWIRSRSGIETRHWAGPEETVAAMAIEASGKAIADAGIDAEQIGAVVVSTVSHFSQTPAIATEIADKLGTAKAAAFDISAGCAGFGYGLTLAKGMVVEGSAEHVLVIGVERLSDLTDLEDRATAFLFGDGAGAVVVGPSQEPAIGPTVWGSEGDKAETIKQTVSWDRFLPHPRLRSGGGTPSGDLSELPVDSEGNIKFPAITQEGQAVFRWAVFEMAKVAQQALDAAGITADDLDVFIPHQANVRIIDSMVKTLKLPEHVTVARDIRTTGNTSAASIPLAMERLLATGEAKSGDTALVIGFGAGLVYAATVVTLP, from the coding sequence ATGGCGAAGATCAAGCCCAGCAAGGGCGCCCCGTACGCGCGCATCCTCGGCGTCGGCGGTTACCGGCCGACCCGGGTCGTGCCGAACGAGGTGATCCTGGAGAAGATCGACTCGTCCGACGAGTGGATCCGCTCCCGCTCCGGCATCGAGACCCGGCACTGGGCCGGTCCCGAGGAGACCGTGGCCGCGATGGCCATCGAGGCCTCCGGGAAGGCGATCGCGGACGCCGGCATCGACGCGGAGCAGATCGGCGCGGTGGTCGTCTCGACCGTCTCGCACTTCAGCCAGACGCCGGCCATCGCCACCGAGATCGCCGACAAGCTCGGCACCGCCAAGGCCGCCGCCTTCGACATCTCGGCCGGCTGCGCGGGCTTCGGCTACGGCCTCACCCTCGCCAAGGGCATGGTGGTGGAAGGTTCCGCCGAGCATGTTCTGGTGATCGGCGTGGAACGGCTGAGCGACCTCACCGACCTGGAGGACCGGGCCACCGCCTTCCTGTTCGGCGACGGCGCCGGCGCGGTCGTCGTGGGCCCCTCGCAGGAGCCGGCCATCGGGCCGACCGTGTGGGGCTCCGAGGGCGACAAGGCCGAGACGATCAAGCAGACCGTCTCCTGGGACCGGTTCCTCCCCCACCCTCGGCTCCGCTCGGGCGGGGGGACCCCCTCCGGCGACCTGTCGGAACTGCCCGTCGACAGCGAGGGCAACATCAAGTTCCCTGCGATCACGCAGGAGGGCCAGGCGGTGTTCCGCTGGGCCGTGTTCGAGATGGCGAAGGTCGCCCAGCAGGCGCTGGACGCGGCCGGAATCACCGCGGACGACCTGGACGTCTTCATCCCGCACCAGGCCAACGTGCGGATCATCGACTCGATGGTGAAGACGCTGAAACTGCCGGAGCACGTCACGGTCGCCCGTGACATCCGCACCACCGGCAACACCTCGGCCGCCTCGATCCCGCTCGCGATGGAGCGGCTTCTGGCGACCGGGGAGGCGAAGAGCGGCGACACCGCGCTCGTCATCGGATTCGGGGCGGGTCTCGTCTACGCCGCCACGGTCGTTACCCTCCCCTAG
- a CDS encoding ACP S-malonyltransferase — translation MLVLVAPGQGAQTPGFLTPWLDLPGAADRVAAWSDAIGLDLVHYGTEADADAIRDTAVAQPLLVAAGLLSAAALGDISEIAPGAVAGHSVGEITAAAFAGVLDDTDALGLVRKRGLAMADAAAVTETGMAALLGGDPEVTVPHLEGLGLTPANINGAGQIVAAGTLEQLAALNEDKPEGVRKVVALKVAGAFHTHHMAPAVETLAKAAAELSPADPKVTYVSNKDGRAVDSGAEVLQRLVGQVANPVRWDLCMETFKELGVTAIVEVCPGGTLTGLAKRALPGVATLALKTPDDLEAARALFAEHTGA, via the coding sequence GTGCTCGTACTCGTCGCTCCCGGCCAGGGCGCCCAGACGCCCGGCTTCCTGACTCCCTGGCTCGACCTGCCCGGCGCCGCGGACCGCGTGGCCGCCTGGTCGGACGCCATCGGACTGGACCTCGTCCACTACGGAACCGAGGCCGACGCCGACGCCATCCGTGACACCGCGGTGGCGCAGCCGCTGCTGGTCGCCGCGGGCCTGCTGTCGGCCGCGGCACTCGGTGACATCTCCGAGATCGCGCCGGGCGCGGTCGCGGGCCACAGCGTCGGCGAGATCACCGCCGCGGCCTTCGCGGGCGTCCTGGACGACACGGACGCCCTCGGTCTCGTCCGCAAGCGGGGTCTGGCCATGGCCGACGCCGCCGCGGTCACCGAGACCGGCATGGCGGCGCTGCTCGGCGGTGACCCCGAGGTCACCGTCCCGCACCTGGAGGGGCTGGGCCTGACCCCGGCGAACATCAACGGCGCGGGCCAGATCGTCGCCGCGGGCACGCTGGAGCAGCTGGCCGCGCTGAACGAGGACAAGCCCGAGGGCGTCCGCAAGGTCGTCGCGCTGAAGGTGGCCGGCGCCTTCCACACCCACCACATGGCCCCGGCCGTGGAGACCCTGGCGAAGGCCGCGGCCGAGCTGTCGCCGGCCGACCCGAAGGTGACCTACGTCTCCAACAAGGACGGCCGCGCCGTCGACTCCGGTGCCGAGGTGCTCCAGCGGCTGGTCGGCCAGGTCGCCAACCCGGTCCGCTGGGACCTGTGCATGGAGACCTTCAAGGAGCTGGGCGTCACCGCGATCGTCGAGGTGTGCCCCGGCGGCACGCTGACCGGCCTGGCCAAGCGGGCCCTGCCCGGTGTCGCGACGCTGGCGCTGAAGACCCCCGACGACCTCGAAGCGGCCCGTGCCCTGTTCGCAGAGCACACCGGCGCCTAA
- the fasR gene encoding fatty acid biosynthesis transcriptional regulator FasR, which yields MPEPESHHGDPAARPAHPHTATLKRLEKSSGSLAAQAIARMDETLPWYRAMPPENRSWIGLVAQAGIAAFTEWFRRPDAPQAISTDVFGTAPRELTRAITLRQTVEMVRTTIEVMESAIDEVAAPGDESVLREALLVYAREIAFATAQVYAQAAEARGAWDARLESLVVNAVLSGEADEGAVSRAAALGWNSPEHVCVVLGTAPDGDSELTVEAIRRAARHAKLQVLTGVLGDRLVVIAGGSDNPLAVARSLIGPFAAGPVVAGPVVSDLLAATRSAQAAAAGLKACFAWQDAPRPVLADDLLPERAIAGDPSAREQLVEEIYRPLEEAGSALLETLSVYLEQASSLEGAARMLFVHPNTVRYRLRRVTDVTGWSPSDVRSAFTLRIALILGRLADGEPQT from the coding sequence GTGCCCGAACCCGAATCCCACCACGGTGACCCCGCAGCCCGTCCCGCCCACCCGCACACCGCGACCCTGAAGCGGCTGGAGAAGTCCTCCGGGAGTCTCGCCGCGCAGGCCATCGCGCGGATGGACGAGACCCTGCCGTGGTACCGGGCCATGCCTCCGGAGAACCGTTCCTGGATCGGGCTCGTCGCGCAGGCGGGCATCGCGGCCTTCACCGAGTGGTTCCGGCGCCCGGACGCCCCGCAGGCCATCTCCACCGACGTCTTCGGGACCGCGCCCCGCGAGCTGACCCGGGCCATCACCCTGCGGCAGACCGTGGAGATGGTGCGCACCACCATCGAGGTCATGGAGTCCGCCATCGACGAGGTGGCCGCCCCGGGCGACGAGAGCGTGCTGCGCGAGGCGCTGCTCGTGTACGCCCGGGAGATCGCCTTCGCCACCGCCCAGGTCTACGCCCAGGCCGCCGAGGCACGCGGTGCCTGGGACGCGCGACTGGAGTCGCTGGTGGTGAACGCCGTGCTGAGCGGGGAGGCCGACGAGGGGGCCGTCAGCCGGGCCGCCGCGCTCGGCTGGAACTCGCCGGAGCACGTGTGCGTGGTGCTCGGGACCGCGCCGGACGGGGACAGCGAGCTGACCGTGGAGGCCATCCGGCGGGCCGCCCGGCACGCCAAGCTCCAGGTGCTGACCGGGGTGCTCGGCGACCGGCTCGTGGTCATCGCGGGCGGCAGCGACAACCCGCTGGCCGTCGCCCGCTCGCTGATCGGGCCGTTCGCCGCCGGACCGGTCGTCGCCGGTCCCGTGGTCTCCGACCTGCTGGCCGCCACCCGGTCCGCGCAGGCCGCCGCCGCCGGACTGAAGGCCTGCTTCGCCTGGCAGGACGCGCCGCGGCCGGTGCTCGCCGACGACCTCCTCCCGGAGCGCGCCATCGCGGGCGATCCGAGCGCCCGCGAGCAACTGGTGGAGGAGATCTACAGACCGCTGGAGGAGGCGGGCTCGGCACTGCTGGAAACGCTGAGTGTCTACCTGGAGCAGGCCAGCAGTCTCGAAGGCGCGGCGAGAATGCTCTTCGTTCACCCGAACACCGTGCGCTACCGGCTCCGACGTGTGACTGACGTCACCGGCTGGTCCCCCTCGGATGTAAGATCCGCGTTCACACTACGGATCGCGCTCATCCTGGGGCGTCTGGCCGATGGTGAACCCCAGACATAA